CAACAGGAATTTGATGCTTTCGTTGAAAAACTAAAAGCAGTAGGTGTTGATGTCACTGTAGTAGATGACACACTGGATCCGGATACGCCAGATTCCATATTCCCAAACAATTGGATCTCTTTCCATGAAAATGGGGATGTGGCTTTATATCCAATGTTTGCAGAAAACCGCCGTTTGGAGCGTCGTGAAGAAATATTGGATCTGTTAGAAGAGAAAGGATTCCAAATCGATAACATTGTAGATTATACTGCTGCAGAAGAAGATGGTTTTTTCCTGGAAGGGACAGGCAGCCTTTTGCTGGACCGTGCCAATCAAAAAGCATATTGTGCCTTATCGCCAAGAGCCGATGAAGAATTGTTTATTGAATTCTGTGAGGATTTTGATTATGCACCAATTATTTTTGAAGCGTTTCAAAATGTAGATGGAGATCGAAAATTGATTTACCATACGAATGTGATGATGTGCCTGGGAGAGCATTTTGCTGTAATTTGTGCGGATTCAATTGATGACAAACAAGAACGTAAAGCCGTCATGGCAAGTCTCAAAGAAGATAAAAAAGAAGTGATCCTTATAAGTGAAGCACAGGTTAATAATTTCGCCGGTAATATGCTGGAAGTGGTTGGGAATGATAATAAGCATTACTTAGTCATGAGTACAGCGGCTCACCAATCCCTGACGAAAGACCAGGTTGCCAAACTTGAAAAACACGCAACAATCCTGAGTTCAAGCCTGGATACTATTGAAGCTTGTGGCGGCGGTAGTGCCCGATGCATGATGGCGGAA
The Flavobacterium kingsejongi genome window above contains:
- the ctlX gene encoding citrulline utilization hydrolase CtlX; amino-acid sequence: MKQITNSILMIRPVAFRMNEQTAVNNYYQKVLDNLLPATVNAKAQQEFDAFVEKLKAVGVDVTVVDDTLDPDTPDSIFPNNWISFHENGDVALYPMFAENRRLERREEILDLLEEKGFQIDNIVDYTAAEEDGFFLEGTGSLLLDRANQKAYCALSPRADEELFIEFCEDFDYAPIIFEAFQNVDGDRKLIYHTNVMMCLGEHFAVICADSIDDKQERKAVMASLKEDKKEVILISEAQVNNFAGNMLEVVGNDNKHYLVMSTAAHQSLTKDQVAKLEKHATILSSSLDTIEACGGGSARCMMAEIFLPLK